From Bradyrhizobium sp. AZCC 1610:
CGCCAATTCAGGCGTCGGTGGCGCCACCCACATCACGGCCGTGGCGATGGCGAAGCAACTCGAAATTCAGTGGAAGAACATTCCCTACAAGGGCGGGGCGGCTGCCTCGCGCGCCGTCGTATCCGGCGAGAGCGGCGTGATCATCAACGGCGCTGCGGCAACGATGCCCTTCGTGGTGAACAAGCAGCTTGTCGGACTTGCCGTCACCGGCGAGCAGCGCATCGCGTCGGCTCCCGATCTGCCGACCTTCAAGGAGGCGGGCCTGCCCGGCGGCGATGCAGGGACCTGGCAGGGCATCCTGACCACCGGCGGCACGCCGCCGGCCATGGTTGCGAGATTGAATACCGAAATCCGCAAGATCCTGGAGATGCCCGAAATTCAGCAGAAGATCGCTGAGCAGGGCGGCGTCGTGAAGGCCCAATCGCCGGAGGAGTTCCGCAACTGGCTCAAGGATGCGACGGCCCGTTGGGGCACGATCATCCGCGAAGCCGGCATCAAGGGTAGCTGAGACTGGGCCGATGACGCGTTCCCGGATCGACCTGCAGGATCTGCTGTTCGGCCTGTTTCTGGTGGCGGTGTCGACGGGTACCCTCGTCGCCACGCGCAACCTGGTGATCGGCCACGCGGCCGATATGGGGCCGGGCTACATGCCTCGCGTTGTCGCGCTCGCGCTGATGGCCTTCGGTCTCTTCTTCAGCGGGCGCGGGCTTTGGCGCATGCAAGTCGGCATCGCGCCCGTTCAGTTGCGGCCGTTGCTTGCGATTCTGGCGTCTGTCGGCGTTTTCGCGCTGACGGCCGAGCGCCTCGGCCTCGCGATCGCCTCCGTCGCCGCTGTACTGCTCGCCAGCCTCGGCACGCGGGAAGGGCGGCTCGTCGAGACAGTGGCGTTTGCCGTCGTGCTTTCGGGTGCCGCGGTGCTTCTGTTCGTCAAGCTATTGGGCTTGCCGATCCCGATCTGGCCCCGCTAGCGCAGCACGATTGGCATGCGCGCCGTAACCTGACCTGTCCTGCATCACGATCGAGCTCGTCGCCGTCAACGGGCTCGCTTCTCCCGGTATCGCGCCCCGAAAGCAGACGCATATGGAACTTTTCGACAATCTGCTGATGGGTCTTTCGACGGCCCTTGAGCTCAACAACCTGATGTTCTGCCTGATCGGCGTGGTCATCGGCACCGCTATCGGCGTGCTGCCCGGCATCGGCCCGATTCCGACGGTGGCGTTGCTGTTGCCCTTCACCTTCGGCCTGTCGCCCCCCAGCGCCATGATCATGCTGGCCGGCATCTTCTACGGCGCGCAATATGGCGGCTCGACCACCGCCATCCTGGTCAATGTGCCGGGTGAGACGTCGTCGGTCGTCACCTGTATCGACGGTCACGAGATGGCCAAGCAGGGCAAGGCCGGAACTGCGCTCGCCATTGCAGCCATCGCCTCGTTCTTTGCCGGCACGATGGCGACGATCGTGATCGCGGTGCTCAGCGTGCCGTTGTCGATGCTGGCGCTCAAATTCACCGCGGTCGAATATTTCAGTCTCCTGGTGCTCGGCCTGATCGCCGCGGTCGTCCTCGCGCATGGTTCGGTCGCCAAATCACTGGCGATGGTGCTGCTAGGGCTGCTGCTCGGTCTCGTCGGGATCGATGTCAGCTCGGGCGTTGCGCGCATGACCTTCGGCATTCCCGCTCTGTCGGATG
This genomic window contains:
- a CDS encoding Bug family tripartite tricarboxylate transporter substrate binding protein, producing MSMPSLARAIAAAVLSLSALASSGAEAQNFERPVRLIVPFAPGGTSDILARLISPKLSAAIGQSVVVENKPGAAGNLGADAVAKAQPDGHTLLLMDVASLATAPSLFSDLTFDVQKDLAPISMVMFGPYVLAVHESVPVKSTKELIDYAKANPNKLTIANSGVGGATHITAVAMAKQLEIQWKNIPYKGGAAASRAVVSGESGVIINGAAATMPFVVNKQLVGLAVTGEQRIASAPDLPTFKEAGLPGGDAGTWQGILTTGGTPPAMVARLNTEIRKILEMPEIQQKIAEQGGVVKAQSPEEFRNWLKDATARWGTIIREAGIKGS
- a CDS encoding tripartite tricarboxylate transporter TctB family protein → MTRSRIDLQDLLFGLFLVAVSTGTLVATRNLVIGHAADMGPGYMPRVVALALMAFGLFFSGRGLWRMQVGIAPVQLRPLLAILASVGVFALTAERLGLAIASVAAVLLASLGTREGRLVETVAFAVVLSGAAVLLFVKLLGLPIPIWPR